A genomic region of Gimesia chilikensis contains the following coding sequences:
- a CDS encoding sigma-70 family RNA polymerase sigma factor → MNEVIVNNEFFQLLLQHQGPLHAYVLSLVGNTTDARDLLQDINQCLLEKRDTFTPDSNFLAWSRKVAFYKIQSYWRDKHRSRLLFDDELLNSMSETIDSLPDLYNEQIEALKSCINHLPAEKQTMMQQRYGQFMPLKQIADYWGKSEKAISVMLLRIRLRLQDCIQKTLSARPRI, encoded by the coding sequence ATGAATGAAGTTATCGTCAACAATGAGTTCTTTCAGCTGCTGTTACAGCATCAGGGGCCCTTACACGCCTACGTACTTTCCCTGGTAGGTAATACTACTGATGCCCGAGATTTACTGCAGGACATCAATCAGTGTCTGCTCGAAAAACGGGACACCTTCACCCCGGACAGTAATTTCCTGGCCTGGTCTCGCAAAGTTGCTTTTTACAAGATCCAGTCATACTGGCGTGACAAACACCGTAGCCGCCTGCTGTTCGACGACGAGTTACTCAACAGCATGTCCGAGACCATCGACAGCCTGCCCGATCTATATAACGAGCAGATCGAAGCCCTCAAATCTTGTATCAACCACCTGCCTGCTGAGAAACAGACCATGATGCAACAACGCTACGGGCAATTCATGCCTCTCAAACAAATTGCTGACTACTGGGGAAAATCGGAAAAAGCGATCAGCGTCATGCTCTTGCGGATACGCTTGCGGCTTCAGGATTGCATCCAGAAAACACTCTCTGCAAGGCCCCGCATCTGA
- a CDS encoding FecR family protein, producing MISENTSNWEDPLPRLVALYFDQRLDESELQQLQARLKTDPDARVFFAQFSILQTQLEWVCTDSVSPREMTHIPASYHTRARNWNLILYISCCICLAIGGLFFMYLTTPVAHVYPTADSHWESGLIADEETLLSGSRRQLSRGAIEIRFTSGSIVNLQAPALFTIQGSNAVFLEAGKLVADIPEAGHGFTVETQSGQIVDLGTSFSVNVEADRNTEVKVYRGKVQVAGTTDSQTPLELSANQAVEIDSISRLILPRDYTSSDFIPLIARDYSVDSFSENVVFQEQFPDQIARGEFQLLERDGTVFLFPELREIQLYNNLNVSISQPGSYWSYEQIETDTDFIPRGMKVDCYRLYYDPASNKNDMLPVEGTIHFHQPVLGMITTRNRLLETDHILNPLCQGGNCPQIKHQEIETRVSEDGSRQDIITLSEDRKTLNFKLFTGTNYIDEFRVLVAAP from the coding sequence ATGATCTCTGAAAACACTTCGAACTGGGAAGACCCCCTGCCTCGGCTGGTCGCTTTGTATTTCGATCAGCGGTTGGATGAGTCCGAACTGCAGCAGTTGCAGGCGCGACTGAAAACGGACCCGGACGCAAGAGTCTTTTTCGCTCAGTTTTCGATCCTGCAGACTCAGCTGGAATGGGTCTGCACCGACTCAGTCTCACCACGAGAAATGACTCATATTCCGGCCTCCTATCATACCAGGGCGCGTAACTGGAATCTGATTCTCTATATCTCATGCTGTATCTGCCTGGCGATCGGCGGACTGTTTTTCATGTATCTGACAACTCCCGTCGCTCACGTTTATCCAACCGCTGACAGCCACTGGGAATCCGGTTTGATCGCAGATGAGGAAACGCTGCTTTCAGGTTCGCGCAGACAGCTGTCGAGAGGTGCCATTGAAATTCGCTTCACTTCCGGATCGATCGTTAACCTGCAGGCACCAGCGCTGTTTACAATCCAGGGATCGAATGCGGTCTTTCTGGAAGCGGGAAAGCTGGTTGCCGACATCCCTGAAGCAGGACATGGCTTTACCGTGGAAACACAGTCTGGTCAGATCGTGGATCTTGGCACATCTTTTTCCGTAAACGTAGAAGCGGACCGAAACACGGAAGTCAAAGTCTATCGGGGGAAAGTCCAGGTCGCTGGTACAACAGATTCGCAAACTCCGCTCGAACTGTCAGCCAACCAGGCGGTGGAGATCGACTCCATATCCAGGTTAATCCTGCCCCGGGACTATACCAGCAGCGATTTCATCCCACTGATTGCCCGCGATTACAGCGTAGACAGTTTCAGCGAAAATGTTGTGTTTCAGGAACAGTTTCCGGATCAGATCGCCCGGGGAGAGTTTCAGCTTCTTGAACGAGATGGCACAGTCTTTCTCTTTCCCGAACTGAGAGAGATCCAACTCTACAATAACCTCAATGTCTCCATCAGCCAGCCTGGCAGCTACTGGTCCTACGAGCAGATAGAAACGGATACCGATTTTATCCCGCGGGGAATGAAAGTCGACTGCTACCGACTCTATTACGATCCAGCCAGCAACAAGAATGACATGCTGCCGGTAGAAGGCACGATTCACTTTCATCAGCCTGTGTTGGGAATGATTACCACCAGAAACCGGCTGCTGGAAACCGACCACATTCTCAATCCCCTTTGCCAGGGAGGCAACTGCCCTCAGATTAAACACCAGGAAATCGAAACCCGAGTATCAGAGGATGGCAGCCGCCAGGACATCATTACACTCTCCGAAGACCGCAAAACGCTCAACTTCAAACTATTCACAGGTACAAACTACATCGATGAATTCAGGGTGCTGGTTGCAGCTCCCTAG